A single Mixta calida DNA region contains:
- the mdcH gene encoding malonate decarboxylase subunit epsilon gives MKVLFMFPGQGPQRPGMLQGLPCGDELLAEASEALHEDVARLDSAEALRHTRAVQLCLLIAGVGWARELARQGLQPDMVSGLSIGAFPAAVTAGALDFANALRLVALRGELMEQAYPSGYGLTAITGLSQSDIEPLLGDCYLANINAAQQMVIAGSEEAMQQAAQRAAAHGAQKVHRLAVSVPSHCALLNEQARRLAQAFADVTLTRPRYAYLSGSTARQLWQPEQIADDLAMNMARTVRWHETMEAANERDVGLALEMPPGAVLTGLAREPLARGDALSLERSGVALTPTSRAYIRPSATSASRLGSCSRLRSKTMAISCRI, from the coding sequence ATGAAAGTGTTGTTTATGTTCCCCGGCCAAGGGCCGCAGCGTCCCGGCATGTTGCAGGGATTGCCGTGCGGCGACGAACTGCTGGCGGAAGCGAGCGAGGCGCTCCATGAAGATGTCGCCCGGCTGGACAGCGCCGAAGCGCTGCGGCATACCCGCGCGGTGCAGCTTTGCCTGCTGATCGCGGGCGTCGGTTGGGCGCGCGAGCTGGCGCGTCAGGGATTGCAGCCGGATATGGTCAGCGGCCTGTCGATCGGCGCTTTTCCGGCGGCGGTAACGGCGGGGGCATTGGATTTCGCTAACGCGCTGCGTCTGGTGGCGCTGCGCGGCGAGCTGATGGAGCAGGCTTATCCTTCAGGCTATGGTTTGACCGCGATTACCGGCCTGAGCCAGAGCGATATCGAACCGCTGCTGGGCGACTGCTACCTGGCGAATATTAACGCCGCGCAGCAGATGGTGATCGCCGGCAGCGAAGAGGCGATGCAGCAGGCGGCGCAGCGGGCGGCGGCGCACGGCGCGCAGAAGGTGCATCGGCTGGCGGTCAGCGTGCCTTCCCACTGCGCCTTGCTGAACGAACAGGCGCGGCGGCTGGCGCAGGCTTTCGCTGACGTCACGCTGACGCGCCCGCGCTACGCCTATCTGAGCGGCAGCACTGCCCGTCAGCTGTGGCAGCCGGAGCAGATTGCCGACGACCTGGCGATGAATATGGCGCGCACCGTGCGCTGGCACGAGACGATGGAAGCGGCCAACGAGCGCGATGTCGGCCTGGCGCTGGAGATGCCTCCCGGCGCGGTGCTGACCGGTCTGGCGCGCGAACCGCTGGCGCGCGGCGACGCGCTGTCGCTGGAGCGATCCGGCGTCGCGCTGACGCCGACTTCACGCGCATACATCCGGCCTTCCGCCACCAGCGCCAGCAGATTAGGATCGTGTTCGCGGTTGCGGTCGAAGACGATGGCGATCAGCTGCCGCATCTGA
- a CDS encoding malonate decarboxylase holo-ACP synthase: MAPRPHDLIWLNDSQALQGDLPDWVALQWQPTLPLVVRRDTHPAGLIAVGIRGMGRERRAAAWLDAAAIIRFVTPESLADVGLLLRSIFVSQPPVQGAILLAQQSWPWQWGITGSCGYALATEVPVLHSGSDLDLLIRAPQPLAPTAFQRWQQQVDRLPCRADTQVETPCGAFALNEWLRDGRALLKTNRGPQLVSDPWRAEMEV; encoded by the coding sequence ATGGCGCCGCGTCCCCACGACTTAATCTGGCTGAACGATTCTCAGGCGTTACAGGGCGATCTGCCTGACTGGGTGGCGCTACAGTGGCAGCCTACGCTGCCGCTGGTGGTGCGCCGGGATACCCATCCGGCCGGGCTGATCGCCGTCGGGATTCGCGGTATGGGACGTGAGCGGCGCGCCGCCGCCTGGCTGGACGCGGCGGCGATAATCCGTTTCGTCACGCCGGAATCGCTGGCTGACGTCGGGCTGCTGCTACGTTCGATTTTCGTCTCGCAGCCGCCGGTGCAGGGCGCGATCCTGCTGGCGCAGCAGAGCTGGCCGTGGCAGTGGGGCATTACCGGCAGCTGCGGCTACGCGCTGGCGACCGAGGTGCCGGTGCTGCACAGCGGCAGCGATCTCGACCTGCTGATCCGCGCGCCGCAGCCGCTGGCGCCAACCGCGTTTCAGCGCTGGCAGCAGCAGGTCGACCGCCTGCCGTGCCGCGCGGATACGCAGGTCGAGACGCCCTGCGGCGCGTTCGCCCTCAACGAGTGGCTGCGCGACGGGCGCGCGCTGTTGAAAACCAACCGGGGACCGCAGCTGGTCAGCGATCCCTGGCGGGCTGAGATGGAGGTTTAG
- the mdcE gene encoding biotin-independent malonate decarboxylase subunit gamma, whose product MSSISRGETWLALLSQNAPRLEGLCPSVQVADADLNGENVRYIAVVPDENNHFPRAANGEVGLLEGWTLAKVVQETIAADAQAERKRPIVAVIDVPSQAYGRREEAFGIHQALAASAAAWAQARLAGHPIVGLIVGKAMSGAFLAHGYQANRLIAFNDPGVLIHAMGQASAARITLRSVDALMALASTVPPMAYDVKNYQTLGLLDEMLNIAKPDAPDDQAKQQVTEALIRAIEDARNGDRSLQHRLRGENRRSSALVRERMRALW is encoded by the coding sequence ATGAGTTCAATCAGTCGCGGCGAAACATGGCTGGCGCTGCTGAGTCAGAATGCGCCTCGCTTAGAGGGGCTTTGCCCGTCGGTTCAGGTGGCGGACGCCGACCTGAATGGGGAGAACGTGCGTTACATCGCCGTCGTGCCCGATGAAAACAACCACTTTCCGCGCGCCGCCAACGGCGAGGTCGGTCTGCTGGAAGGCTGGACGCTGGCGAAAGTGGTGCAGGAAACCATCGCCGCCGACGCGCAGGCGGAACGTAAACGCCCAATCGTCGCGGTAATCGACGTGCCGAGCCAGGCCTACGGACGCCGCGAAGAAGCCTTCGGCATCCATCAGGCGCTGGCGGCCTCGGCCGCCGCCTGGGCGCAGGCGCGTCTCGCCGGGCACCCGATTGTCGGGCTGATCGTCGGCAAGGCTATGTCCGGCGCTTTCCTGGCGCACGGTTATCAGGCCAACCGGCTGATCGCCTTTAACGATCCCGGCGTCCTGATTCACGCCATGGGCCAGGCTTCCGCGGCGCGCATTACGCTGCGCAGCGTCGATGCCCTGATGGCGCTCGCCTCAACGGTGCCGCCGATGGCCTATGACGTGAAAAATTATCAGACGCTGGGCCTGCTGGACGAGATGCTGAATATCGCCAAACCGGACGCGCCTGACGACCAGGCGAAACAGCAGGTGACGGAAGCGCTGATCCGCGCCATCGAGGACGCCCGCAACGGCGACCGCAGCCTGCAACACCGTCTGCGCGGTGAAAACCGCCGCAGCTCCGCGCTGGTGCGCGAACGTATGCGCGCGCTCTGGTAA
- a CDS encoding biotin-independent malonate decarboxylase subunit beta — protein MRNDSSFIELRARERARLLLDEGSYRELLDPFDGVMSPWLPMQGIVPQADDGMVVAKGTIDGKPTVVIAIEGTFQGGSMGEVSGAKMAAALELAAEDHRRGVPTQAVLCLETGGVRLQEANLGLAAIADIHAAIVDLRRYTPVVGVIAGTVGCFGGMSIAAGLCSSLIVTREARLGLNGPQVIEQEAGIEEYDSRNRPFIWSITGGEMRYRSGLADVLVDDGVHAVKQAVNAALARGVPEQHRTDDYARMLARLEAVDTSRQADSEQIQQFFAEDSL, from the coding sequence ATGCGTAACGACAGCAGTTTTATTGAGCTGCGGGCGCGTGAACGCGCGCGTCTGCTGCTGGACGAAGGATCTTACCGCGAACTGCTCGATCCGTTTGACGGCGTCATGTCGCCCTGGCTGCCGATGCAGGGCATTGTGCCGCAGGCCGATGACGGCATGGTGGTGGCGAAAGGCACCATCGACGGCAAGCCGACGGTGGTGATCGCTATCGAAGGCACCTTCCAGGGCGGCAGCATGGGCGAAGTCTCCGGCGCCAAAATGGCGGCGGCGCTGGAGCTGGCGGCGGAAGATCACCGTCGCGGCGTGCCGACGCAGGCGGTGCTCTGCCTGGAAACCGGCGGCGTGCGCTTACAGGAAGCGAACCTGGGGCTGGCGGCAATTGCCGACATCCACGCCGCCATCGTCGACCTGCGACGCTATACCCCGGTCGTCGGCGTGATTGCCGGCACCGTCGGCTGCTTCGGCGGCATGTCAATCGCGGCCGGACTGTGCAGTTCGCTGATCGTCACCCGCGAAGCGCGCCTGGGTCTGAACGGCCCGCAGGTTATCGAGCAGGAGGCGGGCATCGAAGAGTATGACTCGCGCAACCGGCCCTTTATCTGGAGCATCACCGGCGGCGAGATGCGCTATCGCAGCGGCCTAGCGGACGTGTTGGTGGACGACGGCGTCCATGCGGTGAAACAGGCGGTGAACGCGGCGCTGGCGCGCGGCGTACCGGAACAGCATCGTACCGACGATTACGCACGCATGCTGGCGCGCCTGGAGGCCGTAGACACCAGCCGTCAGGCAGACAGCGAACAGATTCAACAATTTTTTGCGGAGGATTCGCTATGA
- the mdcC gene encoding malonate decarboxylase acyl carrier protein, producing MEQITLSYPATRTLYGQALAGVVGSGDMEALFVADQGERLEVDITTSVVNFEARWRALFDRLSTLNGLPSGKLTIHDFGATPGVARIRIEQVFEGASDA from the coding sequence ATGGAACAAATCACACTTTCTTACCCCGCCACGCGCACCCTGTACGGGCAGGCGCTGGCTGGTGTCGTGGGCTCCGGCGATATGGAAGCCCTGTTTGTCGCCGATCAGGGCGAACGTCTTGAAGTCGATATCACCACTTCCGTGGTTAATTTCGAAGCGCGCTGGCGTGCGCTGTTCGACCGTCTCAGCACGTTGAACGGCCTGCCGTCCGGCAAGCTGACCATTCATGATTTCGGCGCCACGCCGGGCGTCGCGCGAATCCGTATTGAACAGGTATTTGAGGGGGCAAGCGATGCGTAA
- a CDS encoding triphosphoribosyl-dephospho-CoA synthase has product MATQPQRSAERAEKLALRLAERASGALIDEARLTPKPGLVDGRGSGAHHDLTLALMERSARALQPTFYALALNSWRRPADIALRQQVGQLGREGEARMMAATQGVNTHRGAIWALGLLVSAAAMLDDESTAQAVCQTAAALARLPDDRAPRTFSKGLRATQRYHVPGAREEAQQAFPHIAQLALPQLRRSRAAGASEAQARLDALMAIMTSLSDTCVLSRAGLAGLEAMRQGARQVLSAGGCGTPEGEQALARLDADMLRLNASPGGAADLLAATLFLDGICLPTD; this is encoded by the coding sequence ATGGCGACGCAACCGCAACGCTCAGCAGAGCGCGCTGAAAAGCTGGCCCTCCGCCTGGCGGAGCGGGCAAGCGGCGCGCTGATTGACGAAGCGCGCCTGACGCCGAAGCCGGGCCTGGTGGACGGACGCGGCAGCGGGGCGCATCACGACCTGACGCTGGCGCTGATGGAGCGATCCGCTCGCGCGCTGCAACCCACCTTTTACGCGCTGGCGCTAAACAGCTGGCGACGTCCGGCGGATATCGCGCTGCGCCAGCAGGTCGGTCAGCTGGGGCGCGAAGGCGAAGCGCGGATGATGGCGGCCACGCAGGGCGTCAACACCCATCGCGGCGCGATCTGGGCGCTGGGGTTGTTGGTCAGCGCCGCCGCCATGCTCGACGACGAAAGCACGGCGCAGGCGGTATGCCAGACCGCCGCCGCGCTGGCGCGGCTGCCGGACGATCGCGCGCCGCGCACCTTTAGCAAAGGGCTGCGCGCCACGCAGCGTTATCACGTGCCGGGCGCGCGCGAAGAGGCGCAGCAGGCGTTTCCGCATATTGCTCAACTGGCGCTGCCGCAGCTACGGCGCAGCCGCGCGGCGGGCGCGTCGGAAGCGCAGGCGCGACTGGATGCGCTGATGGCGATCATGACCTCGCTGAGCGATACCTGCGTCCTGTCGCGTGCCGGACTGGCTGGCCTGGAGGCGATGCGCCAGGGCGCGCGTCAGGTGCTGAGCGCGGGCGGCTGTGGGACGCCGGAAGGCGAGCAGGCGCTGGCGCGTCTCGACGCCGATATGCTGCGTCTGAACGCCTCGCCGGGCGGCGCGGCGGATCTGCTGGCGGCCACGCTGTTTCTCGATGGTATTTGCTTACCTACAGATTGA
- the mdcA gene encoding malonate decarboxylase subunit alpha, with amino-acid sequence MLPESSSGRVWDTRRTEKQRRIASLAIPGKVLPTDDLPNVLEKLIAPGDRVVLEGNNQKQADFLSRMLAEVNPQKIHDLHMIMPSVSRSEHLDIFEKGIARKLDFSFSGTQSLRISQLLEDGQLEIGAIHTYIELYARLYVDLVPNVALVAGFKADRQGNLYTGPSTEDTPALVEAAAFRNGIVIAQVNELVDDVNDLPRVDIPGSWIDYVVVADQPFFIEPLFTRDPRLIKQEHVLMAMMAIKGIYAEHQVQSLNHGIGFNTAAIELLLPTYGEKLGLKGKICRHWTLNPHPTLIPAIESGWVESIHSFGSELGMENYIAARPDIFFTGPDGSMRSNRAFCQLAGQYAVDMFIGSTLQVDGYANSSTVTRGRLSGFGGAPNMGHDPHGRRHATPAWLAMIDQPDPLVRGRKLVVQMVETFQAGGKPTFVEKLDAIDVGKASGMPLAPVMIYGDDVTHVLTEEGIAYLYRAQSMEERRAMVAAVAGITDIGLGVDAKRVEQLRREGKIAWPEDLGIRRSEASRSLLAAGSVADLVEWSGGLYNPPAKFRSW; translated from the coding sequence ATGTTGCCTGAATCATCATCAGGCCGCGTCTGGGATACCCGTCGCACTGAAAAACAGCGACGCATTGCATCACTCGCTATTCCAGGCAAAGTTCTGCCCACCGACGATTTACCTAATGTCCTTGAAAAACTGATTGCTCCCGGCGACCGCGTGGTGCTGGAGGGGAATAACCAGAAACAGGCCGATTTTCTGTCGCGCATGCTGGCGGAGGTCAACCCGCAGAAGATTCACGATCTGCATATGATTATGCCGAGCGTCAGCCGCAGCGAGCATCTGGATATTTTTGAAAAAGGCATCGCCCGTAAACTCGATTTCTCCTTTTCCGGTACGCAAAGCCTGCGTATTTCCCAACTGCTGGAAGATGGTCAGCTGGAAATCGGCGCGATTCATACCTATATCGAACTCTACGCCCGTCTCTATGTCGATCTCGTGCCGAATGTCGCGCTGGTCGCTGGCTTTAAAGCCGACCGCCAGGGCAATCTCTACACCGGCCCCAGCACCGAAGATACGCCCGCGCTGGTAGAAGCCGCCGCGTTCCGCAACGGCATCGTCATCGCTCAGGTGAACGAGCTGGTGGACGACGTGAATGACCTGCCGCGCGTCGATATCCCTGGTTCCTGGATCGATTACGTGGTGGTCGCCGACCAGCCTTTCTTTATTGAGCCGCTGTTCACCCGCGACCCGCGTCTGATCAAACAGGAGCATGTGTTGATGGCGATGATGGCCATCAAAGGCATCTACGCCGAACATCAGGTGCAGTCCCTGAATCACGGCATCGGCTTTAACACCGCCGCCATCGAGCTGCTGCTGCCGACCTACGGCGAGAAGCTTGGACTCAAGGGCAAAATCTGCCGTCACTGGACGCTCAACCCGCACCCAACGCTGATCCCCGCGATTGAAAGCGGCTGGGTGGAGAGCATCCACAGCTTCGGTAGCGAACTGGGGATGGAAAACTACATCGCCGCACGCCCGGACATCTTCTTTACCGGCCCGGACGGATCGATGCGATCCAACCGCGCCTTCTGCCAGCTGGCCGGTCAGTATGCAGTCGATATGTTTATCGGTTCGACATTGCAGGTCGACGGCTACGCCAACTCCTCTACCGTCACGCGCGGTCGTCTCTCCGGTTTCGGCGGTGCGCCGAACATGGGCCACGATCCCCATGGCCGTCGTCACGCCACCCCAGCCTGGCTGGCGATGATCGACCAGCCCGATCCGCTGGTGCGCGGCCGTAAGCTGGTGGTGCAGATGGTGGAAACCTTCCAGGCGGGCGGCAAACCGACCTTCGTGGAAAAACTCGACGCCATTGACGTAGGCAAAGCCTCCGGCATGCCGTTGGCGCCGGTAATGATCTACGGCGACGACGTGACCCACGTGCTGACGGAAGAAGGCATCGCCTATCTCTATCGCGCGCAGTCGATGGAAGAGCGTCGGGCGATGGTGGCGGCGGTGGCCGGCATCACCGATATCGGCCTCGGCGTTGACGCTAAACGCGTAGAGCAGCTGCGACGCGAAGGCAAAATCGCCTGGCCGGAAGATTTAGGCATTCGCCGCAGCGAAGCGAGCCGTTCCCTGCTGGCCGCAGGCAGCGTCGCGGACCTGGTGGAATGGTCCGGCGGTCTTTACAACCCGCCAGCTAAATTCCGGAGCTGGTAA
- a CDS encoding response regulator transcription factor: protein MISSVFIVDDHPFVCSGIKAYLRANGYIIAGVAEDGTSVIADVGLHRPDVVIMDLNIPGRDGMQVIESLKRINAQQKIIVLTASDSDFHMHRCQLLGVDGYLCKSHDTSQLLQAIRSIDKGVKFYPNTHSLEAKAIHPESEKLMSLSRRELMVLRKLAAGYSNKEIALQLSLSNKTISTYKIKILRKLGIKSVVDINEIAKRNYLV, encoded by the coding sequence ATGATTAGCAGCGTATTTATTGTTGATGACCACCCTTTTGTCTGCTCAGGCATTAAAGCCTATTTACGCGCCAACGGCTATATTATCGCAGGCGTTGCGGAAGACGGCACATCGGTGATTGCCGATGTCGGTCTGCATCGTCCCGACGTGGTGATTATGGATCTCAATATCCCCGGCCGCGACGGCATGCAGGTGATTGAAAGCCTTAAGCGCATCAACGCACAGCAGAAAATCATCGTATTAACCGCCTCCGACAGCGACTTCCACATGCACCGCTGCCAGCTGCTGGGCGTTGACGGCTATCTCTGTAAAAGTCACGACACGTCGCAGCTGTTACAGGCGATTCGCAGCATTGATAAAGGGGTTAAATTCTATCCCAATACCCATAGTCTGGAAGCGAAAGCGATTCATCCAGAAAGCGAAAAGCTGATGTCCCTTTCCCGCCGCGAGCTGATGGTGCTCCGAAAACTGGCTGCGGGATATTCTAATAAAGAAATAGCCCTGCAGCTTTCCCTGAGTAATAAAACCATCAGCACCTATAAAATTAAAATATTGCGTAAATTGGGCATTAAAAGCGTGGTTGATATTAACGAAATCGCTAAAAGAAATTACCTGGTTTAG
- a CDS encoding YlaC family protein codes for MDAIKQILLREIDTLNREELRDNKPRFSFNFLKTHPGLWLTMYICYALCVALIFTTDYLGWPAFWGATAFVLLMSFLMLLDINPKYRFEDIDTLDLRVCYNGEWYYVRTLSDAAVNDILNHPSTPEHVKAGIDKLLTLKGEVDFYDVYHLTWGNKPAAAV; via the coding sequence ATGGATGCCATCAAACAGATCCTGCTGCGTGAAATCGATACGCTGAATCGTGAAGAGCTGCGCGATAACAAGCCGCGCTTTAGCTTCAATTTTCTGAAGACCCATCCCGGCCTGTGGCTGACGATGTATATTTGCTATGCCCTTTGCGTTGCGCTGATCTTTACAACCGACTATCTGGGCTGGCCCGCTTTCTGGGGCGCGACCGCATTCGTACTGCTGATGAGCTTTCTGATGCTGCTGGATATCAATCCGAAATATCGCTTTGAGGATATTGATACGCTGGATTTGCGCGTCTGCTACAACGGCGAATGGTATTACGTGCGGACGCTGTCAGACGCGGCGGTGAACGACATTCTCAATCATCCCTCCACGCCTGAACACGTTAAGGCGGGCATTGATAAACTGCTGACGCTGAAAGGCGAAGTGGATTTCTATGATGTCTACCACCTCACCTGGGGCAACAAGCCCGCTGCGGCGGTCTGA
- a CDS encoding aminotransferase-like domain-containing protein yields MAKYLQLVEQIQAQIDAEVWQPGEKLPSLRDQVSLSGMSLMTVMHAYQVLESQGIIVSRPQSGYYVAPRAEFLSQPTTHQKVQLAETVDINAFIFDVLQACRDPLIVPFGSAFPDPELFPQRQLMRALTNVSHSLTPRDAINNLPPGNEALRKTLARRYAQQGITVSPDEIVITNGAMEALSLSLQAVTEPGDWVVVENPTFYGALQAIERLKLKAVAIATDPQHGMDLDELAQALRRWPVKACWLMTNQQNPVGFTLSREKKRALVKLLAEHQVALIEDDVYSELWFGADKPLPAKAFDRQGGVLHCSSFSKNLVAGFRVGWVAAGRHAQRIQRLQLMSTLSTSAPMQLALANYLGTRSYDSHLRKLRQVLEQRKNLARQSLKRHLPYGTRINDSRGGYFLWIELPRQVNATQLYYRALEHNISIAPGSMFSSGQQYENYFRFNTAWPWDDAQEAAAAILGGLIAAMM; encoded by the coding sequence ATGGCGAAATATCTTCAGCTGGTGGAGCAAATCCAGGCGCAAATCGACGCCGAAGTGTGGCAGCCAGGTGAAAAACTGCCCTCGCTGCGCGATCAGGTCAGCCTGAGCGGGATGAGTTTAATGACCGTGATGCACGCCTATCAGGTGCTGGAAAGTCAGGGCATTATTGTCTCCCGCCCCCAATCCGGCTACTATGTGGCGCCGCGCGCGGAATTTCTCAGCCAGCCGACCACTCATCAGAAGGTACAGCTGGCGGAAACCGTTGATATCAACGCCTTTATTTTTGACGTGTTACAGGCGTGCCGCGATCCGCTGATCGTTCCGTTCGGCTCCGCCTTTCCCGACCCGGAGCTTTTTCCCCAGCGCCAGCTGATGCGCGCGCTGACCAATGTCTCCCATAGCCTGACGCCGCGCGACGCCATTAACAATCTGCCGCCGGGCAACGAGGCGTTGCGCAAAACGCTGGCGCGTCGCTATGCGCAGCAGGGCATTACCGTATCGCCGGATGAGATTGTCATTACCAACGGCGCGATGGAAGCGTTGAGCCTCAGCCTGCAGGCGGTAACGGAGCCGGGAGACTGGGTAGTGGTGGAGAACCCCACCTTTTATGGCGCGTTGCAGGCGATCGAGCGGCTTAAATTGAAAGCGGTGGCGATCGCTACCGATCCGCAGCACGGCATGGATCTGGACGAGCTGGCGCAGGCGTTAAGGCGCTGGCCGGTAAAAGCCTGCTGGCTGATGACCAACCAGCAAAATCCGGTGGGTTTCACCCTGAGTCGGGAGAAAAAAAGGGCGCTGGTAAAACTGCTGGCGGAGCATCAGGTCGCGCTGATCGAAGATGACGTTTACAGCGAGCTCTGGTTCGGCGCAGATAAGCCGCTGCCGGCGAAAGCCTTCGATCGTCAGGGCGGCGTGCTGCACTGTTCCTCATTCTCTAAAAACCTGGTGGCCGGATTTCGCGTCGGCTGGGTGGCGGCGGGACGACACGCCCAGCGCATTCAGCGTTTGCAGCTGATGAGCACGCTTTCCACCAGCGCGCCGATGCAGCTGGCGTTAGCGAACTATCTCGGCACGCGCAGCTACGACAGTCATCTACGCAAGCTACGTCAGGTGCTGGAGCAGCGTAAAAATCTGGCGCGCCAGTCGCTGAAGCGGCATCTGCCTTACGGCACCCGCATTAACGATTCGCGCGGCGGCTATTTTCTATGGATTGAACTGCCGCGCCAGGTCAACGCGACGCAGCTTTACTACCGCGCGCTGGAGCACAACATCAGCATCGCGCCGGGCAGCATGTTTTCGTCGGGTCAGCAGTATGAGAACTATTTTCGCTTTAATACCGCCTGGCCATGGGATGACGCGCAGGAGGCGGCGGCGGCGATTCTTGGCGGCCTGATCGCCGCCATGATGTAG